From Streptomyces sp. NBC_00683, one genomic window encodes:
- a CDS encoding type II toxin-antitoxin system PemK/MazF family toxin, whose protein sequence is MTFQHTNYSSDSSSDFPGRSGPAATAEADPRDVGPVRTSYAPNRDGDPDPGEIVWTWVPFEENDGRGKDRPVLVVAREQEGTLLAVQLSSKQHDRDHEWVALGAGPWDSSGRPSWVDLDRVLRVDEDGMRREACALDRDRFDLVVVRLRERYGWS, encoded by the coding sequence ATGACGTTCCAGCACACCAACTACAGCAGTGACAGTTCCTCCGACTTCCCCGGACGCAGCGGCCCGGCCGCCACGGCAGAGGCCGACCCCCGTGACGTGGGACCGGTCCGCACCTCGTACGCGCCGAACCGCGACGGCGATCCCGACCCGGGAGAGATCGTCTGGACGTGGGTGCCGTTCGAGGAGAACGACGGGCGGGGCAAGGACCGGCCGGTCCTGGTCGTGGCCCGGGAGCAGGAGGGCACGCTGCTCGCCGTACAGCTGTCCAGCAAGCAGCACGACAGGGACCACGAGTGGGTCGCCCTGGGCGCCGGACCGTGGGACAGCTCGGGGCGGCCGTCCTGGGTCGATCTGGACCGGGTGCTGAGGGTCGACGAGGACGGCATGCGCCGTGAGGCCTGTGCTCTGGACCGGGACAGGTTCGATCTGGTCGTGGTGCGGCTGCGGGAGCGCTACGGCTGGAGCTGA
- a CDS encoding TIGR02452 family protein, whose protein sequence is MSARLRGIARDTEAIVTAGRYRAPDGREVSIERALTAALSGTRLYGPEPVPVAVLDTDRTPSFEVTDESSLQAAHRMTAGSTARVAVLNYASARNPGGGYLNGAQAQEEALCRGSALHSTLLRAPEYYAHHREERSAFYTDRVIHSPGVPVFRDDRGRLLDTPYTVGFLTSPAPNAGVIRRQTPAEAHRIPAALASRAERVLEVAAVRGYRRLVLGAWGCGVFQNDPAEVAGAFRTLLADGGRFAGHFEQIVFGILDRSPESQVRAAFTRVFAGQLQP, encoded by the coding sequence ATGAGCGCACGACTGCGCGGCATCGCGCGAGATACCGAGGCCATTGTCACGGCCGGTCGCTACCGCGCGCCCGACGGGCGCGAGGTCAGCATCGAGCGTGCCCTGACGGCCGCGCTGTCCGGCACCAGGCTGTACGGCCCGGAGCCGGTACCGGTCGCCGTCCTGGACACCGACCGCACCCCGTCCTTCGAGGTCACCGACGAGAGCAGTCTGCAGGCGGCGCACCGGATGACCGCCGGATCGACGGCCAGGGTCGCCGTCCTGAACTACGCCTCCGCCCGCAATCCGGGAGGCGGCTACCTGAACGGGGCGCAGGCCCAGGAGGAAGCCCTGTGCCGTGGCTCCGCGCTCCATTCCACGCTGCTGCGCGCCCCCGAGTACTACGCCCACCACCGCGAGGAACGCAGCGCCTTCTACACCGACCGGGTCATTCACTCACCGGGGGTACCGGTCTTCCGCGACGACCGGGGGAGGCTCCTCGACACCCCGTACACCGTGGGCTTCCTGACCTCACCCGCACCCAACGCCGGAGTGATCCGCAGGCAGACTCCCGCGGAGGCCCACCGCATCCCGGCCGCGCTCGCGAGCCGCGCCGAACGGGTCCTCGAAGTGGCCGCCGTCCGCGGCTACCGCAGGCTGGTCCTCGGCGCCTGGGGGTGCGGGGTCTTCCAGAACGACCCGGCCGAGGTGGCGGGCGCCTTCCGCACCCTTCTCGCCGACGGCGGACGGTTCGCGGGCCACTTCGAACAGATCGTCTTCGGCATCCTGGACCGCAGTCCCGAATCCCAGGTCCGGGCGGCCTTCACCCGGGTGTTCGCCGGTCAGCTCCAGCCGTAG
- the egtA gene encoding ergothioneine biosynthesis glutamate--cysteine ligase EgtA, which yields MPPDTPGDHSSPVDAELLGEDEAEDLLRGICFKTGPPRTVGVELEWLIHDLENPEVPVSHDRLAAAAEAVRGTPLDAALTFEPGGQLELSSQPAASLMACVDRTAADMRSVRDTLGRAGLAPVGLGVDPWHPPRRLLQEPRYAAMETALDRSGTAGRAMMCTSASIQVCLDAGEEEPGPLGYGRRWQLGHLLGAVLVAAFANSPFREGRRSGWRSTRQSLWADLDPARTLAPSSRLAPRDAWAAHALDTPVLCIRNGEAPWAVPDGLTLRDWIRGGGPRPPVRADLDYHITTLFPPVRPRGHLELRMIDAQSGTDGWLVPLAVTTAMFDDPEAAETVYRTVKPLAETAGPLAAPRNPLWTAAARDGLSDPELASAAAACFAAALEALPRIGASDHVQNTVAAFHDRYVARGRCPADDLLAPAAAGSGDGSAPRHGRGTAR from the coding sequence ATGCCCCCGGACACACCCGGCGATCACAGTTCGCCCGTCGACGCGGAGCTCCTCGGCGAGGACGAGGCGGAGGATCTGCTGCGCGGCATATGTTTCAAGACGGGACCGCCCCGGACGGTCGGCGTGGAACTCGAATGGCTCATTCACGACCTTGAGAATCCCGAAGTCCCCGTCTCCCACGACCGGCTCGCCGCCGCCGCGGAAGCCGTGCGCGGCACTCCGCTCGACGCGGCCCTGACCTTCGAACCGGGCGGTCAGCTGGAGCTCAGCTCGCAGCCCGCCGCCTCCCTCATGGCGTGCGTCGACCGGACCGCCGCCGACATGAGGAGCGTGCGCGACACCCTCGGCCGGGCCGGCCTCGCACCGGTAGGACTCGGCGTGGATCCGTGGCACCCGCCCCGCCGCCTGTTGCAGGAGCCCCGTTACGCGGCCATGGAGACCGCCCTCGACCGGTCCGGGACCGCCGGTCGCGCCATGATGTGCACGTCCGCGTCCATCCAGGTCTGCCTGGACGCCGGTGAGGAGGAGCCGGGACCGCTGGGCTACGGGCGGCGCTGGCAGCTCGGGCACCTGCTGGGCGCGGTCCTCGTCGCGGCCTTCGCCAATTCGCCGTTCCGGGAGGGGCGGCGTTCGGGCTGGCGCTCGACACGGCAGTCGCTGTGGGCCGACCTCGATCCGGCGCGGACGCTGGCGCCGAGCAGCCGCCTCGCGCCCCGCGACGCCTGGGCGGCGCACGCCCTGGACACGCCGGTGCTGTGTATCCGCAACGGCGAGGCGCCGTGGGCCGTACCGGACGGGCTGACGCTCAGGGACTGGATCCGGGGTGGCGGACCACGGCCTCCGGTGCGCGCCGACCTCGATTACCACATCACGACGCTCTTCCCCCCGGTACGCCCGCGCGGGCACCTGGAGCTGCGCATGATCGACGCCCAGTCCGGCACCGACGGCTGGCTGGTGCCGCTGGCCGTGACGACCGCCATGTTCGACGACCCGGAGGCAGCCGAAACCGTGTACCGCACCGTCAAGCCCCTGGCCGAGACAGCCGGCCCGCTGGCCGCACCCCGCAACCCCCTCTGGACAGCCGCCGCCCGTGACGGGCTGAGCGATCCGGAACTGGCCTCGGCGGCCGCCGCCTGCTTCGCGGCCGCACTGGAGGCGCTGCCCAGGATCGGGGCGAGCGACCACGTGCAGAACACCGTCGCGGCCTTCCACGACCGCTACGTGGCCCGGGGCCGATGTCCGGCCGACGATCTGCTCGCCCCAGCGGCAGCGGGGTCCGGTGACGGATCCGCCCCGCGGCACGGAAGGGGCACGGCCCGATGA
- the egtB gene encoding ergothioneine biosynthesis protein EgtB, which produces MTDTPASPTEPGLDTESLRKRALAALLTARERTALLTDSVEDHELVAQHSPLMSPLVWDLAHIGNQEELWLLRAVGGREALRPEIDGLYDAFEHSRASRPSLPLLAPAEARTYAADVRGRALDILDGAPLHGGGRRLEQAGFAFGMVAQHEQQHDETMLITHQLRSGPAVLSAPEPPEPTDAVSRPAEVLVPGGPFTMGTSTEPWALDNERPAHRREVAAFFIDTAPVTCGAYQRFIDDGAYTDARWWDPRGWDMVREHGLTAPLFWHRDAGQWLRRRFGVTEPVAPDEPVLHVSWYEADAYARWAGRRLPTEPEWEKAARHDPASGRSLRYPWGDEDPTPERANLGQRHLRPAAAGAYAAGRSPSGAGQLMGDVWEWTSSDFLPYPGFAPFPYREYSEVFFGPEHKVLRGGSFAVDQVACRGTFRNWDLPVRRQIFSGFRTARDI; this is translated from the coding sequence ATGACCGACACTCCTGCGTCTCCCACCGAACCCGGCCTGGACACCGAGTCCCTGCGCAAGCGCGCCCTGGCCGCCCTCCTCACCGCCCGCGAGCGCACCGCGCTGCTCACCGACAGCGTCGAGGACCACGAACTCGTCGCCCAGCACTCCCCGCTGATGTCGCCCCTGGTCTGGGACCTGGCGCACATCGGGAATCAGGAGGAGCTGTGGCTGCTGCGCGCCGTGGGCGGCCGTGAGGCGCTGCGCCCGGAGATCGACGGCCTGTACGACGCCTTCGAGCACTCCCGCGCGAGCAGGCCCTCGCTGCCCCTGCTGGCGCCCGCGGAGGCGAGGACCTATGCCGCCGACGTACGCGGGCGGGCTCTGGACATCCTCGACGGTGCGCCGCTGCACGGCGGCGGCCGGCGGCTCGAGCAGGCGGGCTTCGCCTTCGGCATGGTCGCCCAGCACGAACAGCAGCACGACGAGACGATGCTGATCACCCATCAGCTGCGGTCGGGGCCCGCGGTGCTCAGTGCGCCGGAGCCGCCGGAGCCCACCGACGCGGTGTCCCGGCCGGCCGAAGTCCTCGTCCCCGGGGGCCCCTTCACCATGGGCACCTCCACCGAGCCCTGGGCGCTGGACAACGAACGGCCCGCGCACCGGCGCGAGGTGGCGGCCTTCTTCATCGACACCGCTCCGGTCACCTGCGGCGCCTACCAGCGCTTCATCGATGACGGCGCGTACACGGACGCGCGCTGGTGGGACCCCCGGGGCTGGGACATGGTCCGGGAACACGGTCTCACCGCACCCCTGTTCTGGCACCGCGACGCCGGGCAGTGGCTGCGCCGGCGCTTCGGGGTGACCGAGCCGGTCGCGCCGGACGAGCCGGTTCTCCACGTCAGCTGGTACGAGGCGGACGCGTACGCCCGCTGGGCGGGCCGACGGCTGCCGACGGAGCCCGAGTGGGAGAAGGCGGCCCGTCACGACCCCGCCTCCGGACGTTCCCTGCGCTATCCCTGGGGCGACGAGGACCCGACACCCGAACGGGCCAATCTGGGACAGCGCCATCTGCGCCCCGCCGCCGCGGGCGCGTACGCGGCCGGCCGGTCCCCGTCGGGCGCGGGGCAGCTGATGGGCGATGTGTGGGAGTGGACGTCGAGCGACTTCCTGCCCTATCCGGGCTTCGCGCCGTTCCCGTACCGGGAGTACTCGGAGGTGTTCTTCGGTCCTGAGCACAAGGTGCTGCGCGGTGGTTCCTTCGCCGTGGACCAGGTGGCCTGCCGCGGTACGTTCCGCAACTGGGACCTTCCGGTGCGGCGACAGATCTTCTCCGGCTTCCGGACTGCGAGGGATATCTGA
- the egtC gene encoding ergothioneine biosynthesis protein EgtC — MCRHIACLGPPMALGDVLVSPAHSLVRQSWEPRRQKHGTVNADGFGVGWYADGDPAPGRYRRRGPIWGDETFADLARVVRSTAVLAAVRDATWAGADGEAAAAPFAAGRLLFSHNGAVKGWPDSLAPLAGALPPAELLALEARTDSALIWALILHRIAAGDEIPQAVADTVVDIASAAPGSRLNLLLTDGSTIVATAWGDSLWYLDEPGRRMVVASEPYDDDPYWREVPDRTLLAATRTDVLLTPLKEPTE, encoded by the coding sequence ATGTGTCGTCATATTGCTTGCCTGGGGCCCCCGATGGCCCTGGGCGACGTGCTCGTGTCCCCGGCACACTCGCTCGTACGCCAGTCCTGGGAGCCGCGCCGCCAGAAGCACGGCACGGTCAACGCCGATGGTTTCGGCGTCGGCTGGTACGCGGACGGCGATCCCGCTCCGGGGCGCTACCGCCGCCGGGGGCCCATCTGGGGCGACGAGACATTCGCCGATCTGGCCCGGGTGGTGCGCAGCACGGCTGTTCTCGCCGCGGTCCGGGACGCGACGTGGGCGGGCGCGGACGGCGAGGCAGCCGCCGCACCGTTCGCCGCCGGCCGCCTGCTCTTCAGCCACAACGGGGCGGTGAAGGGCTGGCCGGACTCCCTGGCACCGCTGGCCGGCGCCCTGCCGCCTGCGGAGCTGCTCGCACTGGAGGCACGGACCGACTCGGCGCTGATCTGGGCGCTGATCCTCCATCGGATAGCCGCGGGGGACGAGATACCGCAGGCGGTAGCCGACACCGTTGTCGACATCGCCTCGGCCGCCCCCGGTTCGCGCCTCAATCTGCTGCTCACCGACGGCTCCACGATCGTGGCGACCGCGTGGGGCGACTCGCTCTGGTACCTCGACGAACCGGGCCGCCGCATGGTGGTGGCCTCGGAGCCGTACGACGACGATCCGTACTGGCGCGAGGTCCCCGACCGCACTCTGCTGGCCGCGACCCGCACCGACGTTCTGCTCACCCCGCTCAAGGAGCCCACTGAGTGA
- the egtD gene encoding L-histidine N(alpha)-methyltransferase yields MSPFLLTRTLPLDATDAALRADVLSGLTRHPKTLPPKWFYDAHGSDLFEEITRLAEYYPTRAEREILIAHAADIAAASGARTLIELGSGSSEKTRHLLDALPELHTYVPVDVSESALTGAAEALLAERPGLSVHALIADFTHVLELPDSPGPRLVAFLGGTLGNLLPKERAEFLKSVRARLSPGDSLLLGTDLVKDEATLVAAYDDAAGVTAAFNKNVLTVVDRELGADFQLDDFDHVAVWDPENEWIEMRLRSRRAQTVKIPELDLVVSFEAGEELRTEISAKFRKEGVRDELAAAGLRLAQWWTDSEGRFALSLATAD; encoded by the coding sequence GTGAGTCCCTTCCTGCTGACCCGCACCCTGCCTCTGGACGCGACGGACGCGGCGCTGCGCGCCGATGTGCTGAGCGGCCTGACCCGGCATCCGAAGACGCTGCCGCCCAAATGGTTCTACGACGCGCACGGCAGTGACCTGTTCGAGGAGATCACCCGTCTGGCCGAGTACTACCCGACCCGTGCGGAACGGGAGATCCTGATCGCGCACGCCGCGGACATCGCGGCGGCGTCCGGGGCGCGGACCCTGATCGAGCTGGGGTCCGGTTCCTCGGAGAAGACCAGGCATCTGTTGGACGCTCTGCCCGAACTGCACACCTACGTACCCGTCGATGTCAGCGAGAGCGCCCTGACGGGCGCGGCCGAGGCGCTGCTGGCCGAGCGTCCCGGGCTCTCCGTGCACGCCCTCATCGCCGATTTCACGCACGTCCTGGAGCTGCCCGACAGCCCCGGGCCGCGGCTGGTCGCCTTCCTGGGCGGCACGCTGGGCAATCTGCTGCCGAAGGAGCGCGCGGAGTTCCTGAAGTCCGTACGGGCACGCCTCTCACCCGGCGACAGCCTGCTGCTCGGCACGGACCTGGTCAAGGACGAGGCGACCCTCGTCGCGGCGTACGACGACGCGGCCGGGGTGACGGCCGCGTTCAACAAGAACGTCCTGACGGTGGTGGACCGCGAGCTGGGAGCGGACTTCCAGCTCGACGACTTCGACCATGTGGCCGTGTGGGACCCGGAGAACGAGTGGATCGAGATGCGGCTGCGCTCCCGGCGGGCCCAGACCGTGAAGATCCCCGAGCTGGATCTGGTGGTCTCGTTCGAGGCGGGCGAGGAACTGCGCACGGAGATCTCGGCGAAGTTCCGCAAGGAGGGAGTACGGGACGAACTGGCCGCGGCGGGGCTGCGGCTGGCTCAGTGGTGGACGGATTCCGAGGGCCGGTTCGCGCTGTCGCTGGCGACGGCCGACTGA
- a CDS encoding lysophospholipid acyltransferase family protein — MSAWLPMAPCTPHDCAGHLGERRAPLSAAALLFAGCALTLLGVFCVPGVLLLGPAGRDRLVRRWAYTVVRAFGVRVRVTGGPEAAARAPAGELVVANHVSWLDIPLVAAVFPARMVAKSEIRNWPLLGPLAALGGTLFIERDRLRALPAAVRTLAAALGSGSRVAVFPQGSTWCGRSTGGRFRPAAFQAAIDAGAAVRPVRIRYRTTDLSTAGAAAFVGDDPLAASLWRVVTAAGLTAEISVLAPIPAGSEPDRRSLARAAQSAVASDSANRPSESVHH, encoded by the coding sequence ATGAGTGCCTGGCTGCCCATGGCCCCGTGCACCCCGCACGACTGCGCGGGACACCTGGGCGAGCGGCGCGCCCCGCTGTCCGCCGCGGCCCTGCTGTTCGCCGGGTGCGCGCTCACGCTGCTCGGGGTGTTCTGCGTACCGGGCGTGCTGCTCCTGGGCCCGGCGGGCCGCGACCGGCTGGTCCGCCGGTGGGCGTACACGGTGGTGCGGGCCTTCGGCGTACGGGTACGCGTCACCGGCGGGCCGGAGGCGGCGGCACGCGCACCGGCGGGGGAGCTCGTGGTGGCCAACCACGTCTCCTGGCTGGACATCCCGCTCGTCGCCGCCGTCTTCCCGGCCCGGATGGTCGCCAAGAGCGAGATCCGGAACTGGCCGCTGCTCGGACCGCTCGCCGCGCTCGGCGGCACGCTGTTCATCGAACGGGACCGGCTGCGGGCCCTGCCGGCCGCAGTGCGGACCCTGGCCGCGGCGCTGGGCTCAGGATCACGGGTCGCCGTCTTCCCCCAGGGCAGCACCTGGTGCGGCCGGAGCACCGGCGGCCGGTTCCGGCCCGCCGCGTTCCAGGCGGCGATCGACGCGGGCGCCGCGGTCCGGCCGGTGCGCATCCGGTACCGGACCACGGACCTGAGCACCGCCGGCGCCGCGGCGTTCGTCGGGGACGATCCGCTCGCCGCCTCGCTCTGGAGGGTGGTGACGGCCGCCGGGCTCACGGCCGAGATCAGCGTCCTCGCGCCGATCCCGGCAGGCAGTGAGCCCGACAGACGTTCACTCGCGCGGGCCGCTCAGTCGGCCGTCGCCAGCGACAGCGCGAACCGGCCCTCGGAATCCGTCCACCACTGA
- a CDS encoding GNAT family N-acetyltransferase produces MTVLPLPLASPVPAAARAVPPQGGAPTAPSGYRVSLATCEEDVRAAQRLRHQVFAGELGARLDGPEPGLDSDAFDVHCDHLLVREVATGDVVATYRLLPPEGAARAGGLYAESEFDLSRLGPIRDDLVEVGRSCVHPAHRDGAVIALIWAGLARYMERTGHTWLAGCCSVPLADGGALAARSWDTVRTHNLAPEKYWVTPHRLWDTSGHPAGGAGGRAALPPLLRGYLRLGAWVCGAPAHDPDFNVADLYVLLSMRRTDPRYLRHFLSLAPLR; encoded by the coding sequence ATGACCGTGCTGCCCCTTCCCCTCGCCTCGCCCGTTCCCGCCGCTGCCCGGGCGGTCCCTCCGCAGGGCGGGGCCCCCACCGCCCCCTCGGGGTACCGGGTTTCGCTCGCCACCTGCGAGGAGGACGTACGCGCCGCCCAGCGCCTGCGCCACCAGGTCTTCGCCGGTGAGCTCGGCGCCCGGCTCGACGGCCCCGAGCCCGGCCTGGACAGCGACGCCTTCGACGTCCACTGCGACCACCTCCTGGTGCGCGAGGTGGCCACCGGGGACGTCGTCGCCACCTACCGGCTCCTTCCGCCCGAAGGGGCCGCGAGGGCCGGCGGGCTGTACGCGGAGAGCGAGTTCGACCTCAGCAGGCTCGGACCCATACGCGACGACCTGGTCGAGGTAGGCCGTTCGTGTGTCCACCCGGCCCACCGCGACGGCGCGGTGATCGCGCTGATCTGGGCCGGACTCGCCCGCTACATGGAGCGAACCGGACACACCTGGCTGGCCGGCTGCTGCTCCGTACCCCTCGCCGACGGCGGCGCGCTGGCGGCCAGGAGCTGGGACACCGTACGCACCCACAACCTGGCCCCCGAGAAGTACTGGGTCACTCCCCACCGCCTCTGGGACACCTCAGGACACCCCGCAGGGGGCGCGGGAGGCCGGGCCGCGCTGCCGCCCCTGCTGCGCGGCTATCTGCGCCTCGGCGCCTGGGTCTGCGGGGCCCCCGCCCACGACCCGGACTTCAACGTCGCCGACCTCTACGTCCTGCTCTCGATGCGCCGGACCGACCCCCGCTACCTGCGCCACTTCCTCTCGCTCGCCCCCCTGCGATGA
- a CDS encoding extracellular solute-binding protein yields the protein MRFRKLAGAVALVSSVALGGCGYLPGGGPDSRTVTVWLMQDSVSQGFLDRFTESYEEENPSIELEFVIQEWGGIGPKVLEALDSDDAPDVIEVGNTQVAQYAESGGLRDLTLESMRDLGSEDWLPGLAEPGSISGQQYGIPWYAANRVVIYNKDLFAQAGITKPPKTREEWIEASEKLDGDGRQGIYLAGQNWYVLAGFIWDEGGELADENGGDWQGALGSPAALKGMDFYKELQALGDGPKDADEQTPPQTDVFAKGDVAQIISVPGSAALIEQANPDLKGKLGYFPIPGKTAKNPGAVFTGGSDLIVPNKADERAAGIDVITALASEKWQTDLARTMSYVPNKPALARVIEGQEGTAAMAEGATQGRATPNSPHWAAVEAENPIKPYMTAVLQGGDPAEEAKAASERITAKLTTG from the coding sequence GTGAGATTCCGCAAACTGGCCGGAGCCGTTGCGCTCGTTTCCTCCGTAGCGCTGGGTGGCTGCGGCTACCTGCCCGGTGGGGGGCCCGACAGTCGCACGGTCACCGTCTGGCTGATGCAGGACAGCGTTTCCCAGGGCTTTCTGGACCGCTTCACGGAGTCGTACGAGGAGGAGAACCCCTCCATCGAACTGGAGTTCGTCATCCAGGAGTGGGGCGGCATCGGCCCGAAGGTCCTGGAAGCCCTCGACAGCGATGACGCGCCCGACGTCATCGAGGTCGGCAACACCCAGGTCGCGCAGTACGCGGAAAGCGGTGGACTGCGCGACCTCACCCTCGAGTCGATGCGTGACCTGGGCAGTGAGGACTGGCTTCCCGGCCTGGCGGAACCGGGCAGCATCAGCGGTCAGCAGTACGGGATCCCCTGGTACGCGGCCAACCGTGTCGTCATCTACAACAAGGACCTCTTCGCCCAGGCAGGGATCACGAAGCCGCCCAAGACGCGTGAGGAGTGGATCGAGGCCAGCGAGAAGCTCGACGGTGACGGCCGGCAGGGCATCTACCTCGCGGGCCAGAACTGGTACGTCCTCGCCGGATTCATCTGGGACGAGGGCGGTGAACTCGCCGACGAGAACGGCGGGGACTGGCAGGGTGCGCTGGGCTCGCCCGCCGCACTGAAGGGGATGGACTTCTACAAGGAGCTCCAGGCGCTCGGCGACGGGCCCAAGGACGCCGACGAGCAGACGCCCCCGCAGACCGACGTGTTCGCCAAGGGCGACGTCGCCCAGATCATCTCCGTGCCGGGAAGCGCCGCCCTCATCGAGCAGGCGAATCCTGATCTCAAGGGCAAGCTCGGCTACTTCCCCATACCGGGCAAGACCGCGAAGAACCCGGGCGCCGTCTTCACCGGCGGATCCGACCTGATCGTGCCGAACAAGGCCGACGAGCGCGCCGCGGGCATCGACGTCATCACGGCCCTGGCGAGCGAGAAGTGGCAGACGGACCTTGCCAGGACGATGAGCTACGTGCCCAACAAGCCCGCTCTCGCCCGAGTCATCGAGGGGCAGGAAGGAACGGCCGCGATGGCCGAGGGGGCCACCCAGGGCCGTGCCACACCCAATTCGCCCCACTGGGCCGCCGTCGAGGCCGAGAATCCCATCAAGCCGTACATGACCGCAGTGCTGCAGGGCGGCGATCCGGCGGAGGAAGCGAAGGCGGCGTCGGAACGCATCACCGCGAAGCTCACCACGGGCTGA
- a CDS encoding dodecin, with product MSNHTYRVTEIVGTSEEGIDAAIRNGVARASETLHNLDWFEMTQVRGHIENGRIAHYQVGLKVGFRLDGKA from the coding sequence ATGTCTAATCACACCTATCGGGTCACCGAGATCGTAGGAACCTCCGAGGAGGGCATCGACGCGGCGATCCGTAACGGCGTCGCAAGAGCTTCCGAAACGTTGCACAATCTCGACTGGTTCGAGATGACACAGGTGCGCGGGCACATCGAGAACGGCCGGATCGCGCACTACCAGGTGGGCCTCAAGGTCGGTTTCCGTCTCGACGGGAAGGCCTGA
- a CDS encoding phosphatase domain-containing protein, translating into MKDDARPLAVFDLDGTLADSGHRQHFLEGARRDWGAFFAAAVDDPPLEEGVSLALSSAEECEVVYLTGRPERCRRDTLAWLEQQGLPPGRVHMRRNDDRRPARRTKLEILKRLGREREVRVLVDDDELVCDAAELAGFAVVRARWAVPSSSLKDAQEREGRT; encoded by the coding sequence GTGAAAGACGACGCCCGGCCGCTGGCCGTATTCGACCTGGACGGGACGCTCGCGGACAGCGGCCACCGACAGCACTTCCTCGAAGGGGCCCGGCGCGACTGGGGAGCGTTCTTCGCCGCGGCGGTCGACGACCCTCCGCTGGAGGAGGGCGTGAGCCTCGCCCTGTCGAGCGCCGAGGAGTGCGAGGTCGTGTACCTCACCGGCCGGCCGGAGCGGTGCCGACGGGACACCCTGGCGTGGCTGGAGCAGCAGGGGCTGCCGCCGGGCCGCGTGCACATGCGGCGCAACGACGACAGGCGGCCGGCCCGCCGCACCAAGCTGGAGATCCTGAAGCGGCTGGGCCGGGAGCGTGAGGTGCGGGTCCTCGTCGACGACGACGAACTGGTCTGCGATGCGGCCGAACTGGCGGGATTCGCGGTGGTACGTGCCCGTTGGGCCGTGCCGTCGTCGTCGCTCAAGGATGCGCAGGAGCGCGAGGGCCGTACCTGA
- a CDS encoding type 1 glutamine amidotransferase domain-containing protein: MTGDDLSGRRVLVIVTNYGVEQDELVLPVRHLRGRGAAVDIAAESSDVIRTLVGDTDPGENVRPSLTLTGADPAGYDLLLVPGGTLNADSLRLQEPAMDLVRSFTSSGRPVAAICHGPWVLVEAGSVENKTLTSYASLRTDIRNAGGNWVDEPVVSDDTGGWLLITSRTPDDLPDFLHEIDRELAAVAS; encoded by the coding sequence ATGACGGGCGATGACCTCAGCGGACGCCGGGTGCTGGTGATCGTGACCAACTACGGCGTCGAGCAGGACGAACTCGTGCTGCCCGTGCGGCATCTGCGCGGACGCGGAGCCGCCGTGGACATCGCCGCCGAGTCCTCGGACGTCATCCGGACGCTCGTCGGCGACACGGATCCCGGGGAGAACGTGCGGCCGTCCCTGACACTGACCGGCGCCGATCCGGCCGGCTACGACCTCCTGCTGGTCCCCGGCGGAACACTCAACGCCGACTCGCTGCGGCTGCAGGAGCCCGCCATGGACCTCGTCCGCTCGTTCACGTCGTCCGGCCGTCCGGTGGCGGCCATCTGCCACGGACCATGGGTGCTGGTCGAGGCAGGATCCGTCGAGAACAAGACCCTCACCTCGTACGCCTCGCTGCGGACGGACATCCGCAACGCCGGCGGCAACTGGGTCGACGAGCCGGTCGTCAGCGACGACACCGGCGGCTGGCTCCTGATCACCTCGCGGACACCGGACGACCTTCCGGACTTCCTGCACGAGATCGACAGAGAGCTCGCAGCGGTGGCTTCCTGA
- a CDS encoding plasmid stabilization protein gives MPAVSSSKRERQYEHIKESAKKRGTSTERAKEIAARTVNKERARSGESKTASPASLRDPKSASERGGERSRSGAKGPTKDQLYEEAKRRHVDGRSSMNKEQLRKALGR, from the coding sequence ATGCCCGCAGTTTCCAGTTCCAAGCGTGAGCGTCAGTACGAGCACATCAAGGAGAGCGCGAAGAAGCGCGGCACGTCCACGGAGCGCGCCAAGGAGATCGCCGCCCGCACGGTCAACAAGGAACGTGCGCGCTCGGGCGAGTCGAAGACGGCGAGTCCCGCTTCCCTCCGGGACCCGAAGTCGGCGTCCGAGCGCGGCGGTGAGCGTTCCCGCAGCGGGGCGAAGGGGCCGACGAAGGATCAGCTGTACGAGGAGGCCAAGCGGCGCCACGTCGACGGCCGCTCGTCGATGAACAAGGAGCAGTTGCGCAAGGCTCTCGGCCGCTGA
- a CDS encoding DUF6381 family protein — MSVAGESGGRAKQLRVKAQELKEAAERASDPEQRQRLQDKARRLQEQSEQESSMRDRDMDPMV, encoded by the coding sequence ATGAGCGTTGCAGGTGAATCCGGCGGCCGTGCCAAGCAGCTGCGTGTCAAGGCGCAGGAACTGAAGGAAGCCGCAGAGCGCGCCTCCGACCCCGAGCAGCGCCAGCGGCTCCAGGACAAGGCCCGCCGCCTGCAGGAGCAGAGCGAGCAGGAGAGCAGCATGCGGGACCGCGACATGGACCCGATGGTGTAG